From Bradyrhizobium sp. 4:
CTTTGCCGCAAGTTGAGCAATTGCTTCAACGCCTGTGCATCGGCGGGCGCCGCGCTCTTCTGGTCGTTGTCGAAATAGACGTAGACGTCGCAGCCCTGCCGCTTCCAGGACTTGATGCGCCGCGCCCATTGCGCGAGCGTGGGTTTCGTATAGTGCCCGTGATAGCGCCCGCTTGGTCCGTGTCCGCGCACATAGACGAAATCCGCCGTGCGCTTCCATGGCGCCGGCGCGTCGTGATGGTCGGACAGGCACAGCGAGATGTTCTCGTCGGCCAGCATCCGCAAGATGCGCGGCTGATACCAGCTCGGATGACGGAATTCGAAACTGTAACGCCGCTTCCGCGACAACAGCTTGAAGAAGCCGGCGAGGCGGTCCGCGTCGGCTTCGAATTGCGGCGGCAGCTGGAACAGGATCGGGCCGGCCTTGCCGCCGAGCCGTGAGATGCGATCCTCGAGCAGTTCGAGGCTGTTCACCGAGCGATCCGACAGGCGCTTCCAATGCGTGATGAATTTCGAGGCCTTCCAGGCGAAGACGAAATCGCGGCCGGTCTGGTCTCGCCATCCCTTGACGGCCTCGGGCGTCGGGGTGCGGTAGAACACTCCGTTCAGCTCGGTGGTGTCGAACTGCCCGGCGTAATAGCTCAGCTGCTGCTTCAGCGTCACGCCCTCGGGAAAGAACGGGCCTCGCCAGGAGGCGTAATGCCAGCCGGAAGTTCCGATCAGAACGCGCGCCATGTTTGCAGTGTCCATCCGTTGCATTTGCCGGATGGGAACGTCCGTGCGGCCGATACGTTGCTCGTGAGCTTGATCAACGCAGGACCGGAACCGATGTACGCGCTGTTCGAAGGCAACAAGCAGATCGGCGACCCCTTTCCCTCCGAGAAGGAGGTGTGGGAAGCCGCATTGATCGAGGGGCTGGTGACCGACGTGCCGGTCGCGGACGAGGAGGGCGGCAGGCTTCTGCCTGCCGGCTATCACGTCGCGCAGGTCGAGGAGACGTTCGAGCCGAAGCCGGGCTGGAAGCTGCCGCGCGAGATCTCCTGAGCGGGCCTAGTTCGAGGCCAGCACCGCCTTGGCGACTTCTGCCATCCAGCCTGATGCCACCGGCAGGATCGCGTCGTTGAAATCATAGCGCGGGCCGTGCAGCTCGGCGCCATCACGCAATTCGCCATTACCGATCCAGACGAAGGCGCCGGGGCGCCGCGAGAGAAAGTGGGCGAAATCCTCACCGGCCATGCTGGGCGCGAGGTCGCGCCGCAACTCGGCCCGCACCTTGTCCGCGGCGAGGCGCGCGAGATCCGCCTCGGCCGGCGTGTTGATCACCACGCCGACGCCAATGACGATCTCGGGCGTCACCTTGACGCCGAAGCTCGTGGCAATCCCGGCGCAGATCTGTTCGATCCGCGCCACGACGGTGTCCTTCACCGCATTGCGATGGTAACGCAGCGTGCCGCCGATCGAGACGCGTCCGGCGATCTGGTTGCGTGCCGTGCCGCCTTCGAGCGTGCAGAGCGAGAGCACGGCGGTGTCGAGCGGATCGACGCTGCGTGAGACGATCGATTGCAGCGCCACGATCAAATGGCCGGCCGCCATCACCGGATCGCGGGTCAGATGCGGCATGCCAGCGTGCCCGGCGTGTCCGTCGATGGTGATGCTGACGCGCCCGCCGGAGGCCATGACGACGCCGTCATGGACCGCGATGGTGCCGGCAGCAAGGCCCGGCCAGTTGTGAAATCCGAACACCCGCTGCATCGGAAAGCGCTCGAACAGCCCGGCCGCGACCATCGCGCGCGAGCCGCCATAACCTTCCTCGGCCGGCTGGAAGATGAAATCGACCGTCCCGCTCCAGCTAGTGTCGGCGGCGAGCAGCGCGGCGGCGCCGAGCAGCGAAGCGGTATGCCCGTCATGGCCGCAGGCATGCATCACACCGGGATTTTGCGAAGCGTAGGCCAGCCCCGTATCTTCGGTGATCGGCAGCGCATCCATGTCGGCGCGCAGGCCGACGCGGCCCTGGGCGTGCCCGCGCGTCAGGGTCGCGACGATGCCGTGGCCGCCAACTCCGGCCTCGAAGGAAATGCCGAGCTCGGTGAGCTTGTCCTGCACGAAGGCGGCGGTAGCTTTCTCCTGGAGGGACAGTTCGGGATGCGCATGCAAATGCCGGCGCCACGCGGTCAGTTTCTGGTGCAGCTCGGGTGTCAAGGCGGGAATCTCACAGCTTGTGTGTCGGCCTCAACACCATAGCCGAATAACCGCAGCTTGCATCAGGCGTCAGCGAATGCCTCGCGTGCAGCAACGCGTCCCGCCTACGCCGACAGCTTCGCCAGCCCGTCCCAGTCGAAGCTGATGCCGTGGCCGAGACGGTCCGGCGCGAGCGCAAGCCCGTCCTGCAGCACCAGCGGATGCTCGATATATTTGTCGAGCCCAAAACCGTGCGCCTCCAGATACGAACGGTTCGGACAGGCCGCGAGCAGGTGCACGGTGATGTCGTGCGCGCCATGGCTGGTAACGGGCAGGTTGAACGCCTCCGCCAGCCGCGCGATCTTCATGAAGGCGGAGACGCCGCCGCAATTGGTGACGTCAGGCTCGGGATAGGACACCGCGCCCGCGACGATGTAGTTCTTGAACTCCCACAGCGAACGCAAATTCTCGCCCGCCGCGATCGGCACGCCACCGGCCTGCATGATGCGGACATGGCCCGCGACGTCGTCGGGAATGATCGGCTCCTCGAGCCAGGTGAGGTCGTAGGGTTGCAACGCGCGGGCGGCGCGGATCGCTTCCTCGACCGTCCATTTCATGTTGGCATCCACCATCAGCGGAAAGCCGTCGCCGAGATGCTGTCGCATCGCGGAGACCTTCGCTATGTCGGTTTTGAGATCGGGCCGGCCGACCTTCATCTTGATGGCGCGAAAGCCTTTGGCGAGATTGCCGTCGGTCTGCTCCAGCAGCGCCTCGACCGAGAGATCGAGGTCGATGCCGCCGGCATAGCAGGGCACGCGCGCATCGAACC
This genomic window contains:
- a CDS encoding DUF72 domain-containing protein, whose translation is MARVLIGTSGWHYASWRGPFFPEGVTLKQQLSYYAGQFDTTELNGVFYRTPTPEAVKGWRDQTGRDFVFAWKASKFITHWKRLSDRSVNSLELLEDRISRLGGKAGPILFQLPPQFEADADRLAGFFKLLSRKRRYSFEFRHPSWYQPRILRMLADENISLCLSDHHDAPAPWKRTADFVYVRGHGPSGRYHGHYTKPTLAQWARRIKSWKRQGCDVYVYFDNDQKSAAPADAQALKQLLNLRQSAAITTASRQAGAIVHR
- a CDS encoding amidohydrolase — its product is MTPELHQKLTAWRRHLHAHPELSLQEKATAAFVQDKLTELGISFEAGVGGHGIVATLTRGHAQGRVGLRADMDALPITEDTGLAYASQNPGVMHACGHDGHTASLLGAAALLAADTSWSGTVDFIFQPAEEGYGGSRAMVAAGLFERFPMQRVFGFHNWPGLAAGTIAVHDGVVMASGGRVSITIDGHAGHAGMPHLTRDPVMAAGHLIVALQSIVSRSVDPLDTAVLSLCTLEGGTARNQIAGRVSIGGTLRYHRNAVKDTVVARIEQICAGIATSFGVKVTPEIVIGVGVVINTPAEADLARLAADKVRAELRRDLAPSMAGEDFAHFLSRRPGAFVWIGNGELRDGAELHGPRYDFNDAILPVASGWMAEVAKAVLASN
- a CDS encoding mandelate racemase/muconate lactonizing enzyme family protein, translating into MARISNIETGFYRIPLPVMLSDSTHGDIAAFELITCRIHDADGAEGVGYTYTVGRNGGAVADILKREIPPLVEGREADDTEAIWHQVWWALHYGGRGGPAVLALSALDIALWDLKARRAKLPLYRLLGGFDARVPCYAGGIDLDLSVEALLEQTDGNLAKGFRAIKMKVGRPDLKTDIAKVSAMRQHLGDGFPLMVDANMKWTVEEAIRAARALQPYDLTWLEEPIIPDDVAGHVRIMQAGGVPIAAGENLRSLWEFKNYIVAGAVSYPEPDVTNCGGVSAFMKIARLAEAFNLPVTSHGAHDITVHLLAACPNRSYLEAHGFGLDKYIEHPLVLQDGLALAPDRLGHGISFDWDGLAKLSA